From Juglans regia cultivar Chandler chromosome 8, Walnut 2.0, whole genome shotgun sequence, the proteins below share one genomic window:
- the LOC108980129 gene encoding uncharacterized protein LOC108980129: MKVSGLCVLFLVLGTDFLFLNFSSGIRTGSFIPEMVFAQHAGGDAMPMTTASRRLKENGHNSRSEKKHLRIGYVNLDDYHPIDPVPSSKASFKPGPIEHGTPLMPFIPRPSLPPTPPKNGGFA, translated from the exons ATGAAGGTTTCTGGGTTATGCGTCTTGTTCTTGGTACTGGGGACAGATTTCTTGTTTCTCAACTTCTCGAGTGGTATAAGAACTGGTTCCTTTATTCCCG AAATGGTCTTCGCCCAACATGCCGGAGGCGATGCTATGCCAATGACCACAGCGAGTAGGAGGCTGAAG GAAAATGGCCATAATTCGCGCTCTGAGAAGAAGCACCTCCGAATAGGTTATGTAAATCTGGATGATTACCATCCCATTGATCCAGTACCAAGTTCAAAGGCTTCCTTCAAACCTGGACCTATCGAACACGGGACTCCTCTCATGCCATTTATTCCAAGACCTTCGCTGCCTCCTACCCCTCCTAAAAATGGAGGATTTGCCTAG